The Dioscorea cayenensis subsp. rotundata cultivar TDr96_F1 chromosome 11, TDr96_F1_v2_PseudoChromosome.rev07_lg8_w22 25.fasta, whole genome shotgun sequence genomic interval CGAGGTTGACCTCGGTCAAGATCATTATAACCTACagaaacaacaaaaatccaGGACTACTGATGTTGTATCATTCCCTGATTATTCCCAATTTACCTTTTTATTGTTTCCACAACCAAAAAAATGCATCTAATGAGATTCTAAAACCATAATCTTTGTTAGAAGTTCCAGACTTATAAGAACAAACATTGGGGATTTATTCATCAAACTCAAGTTATAATTCATGCTTTATCGGAGGACCACCatgcaaagaaaaagtaaagaaggacAATTAAATTGTAATGCCTTGTGATCTTTATAAAGCACAAATTAAATTGTTtagcaaaaattaacacaaaaagcTAAAAATGCCAAAAATTATTACCTCCAAAGGTGCTCACTTTGAAGCAATAATTGGAATGTTATCTCTAGATAATGGAATAGTTGGCGAAGCACTCCTTGCTATAGTTGCTTggttttttctagtttttcctttttcaaggaaacttttttttcttcaacctTTGACAGAAGCTACAACAAGATTTCTCTTGATACATTTTGCCTTACAAGCATCTAAAACACCTTTTGAGATCTCATTTTGCTCACTTGTAAAAGCATCATTATTGTCAACACTTTGAGAATAATTCATAGCCATAGAGTTGAAAATATCCATCATCTACATTTTTATCAGTTTTAGTGAAAAAATTTTCCAATTCAAGGCTTAACTAACCATCTTTCTTGCAAAAAAGATAGATGCATCCTCAGATTCAGCTGCTCTACTTGCTACTGTAACTGCGCTGCGACTTAAATCCTTGGATCGGTTTGAAACAACCTGTCTAGGATCTTCTTTCACAATTCTCCCTTTATAGTCCACCACACACCCTTCACGAGCATGTTTTGTCCATCTATTTAACATATATTGAGAAGGAACTACCTTTATATTCCAAATATCAAGAACTTTTAGAGCATGACTGCACAAATATCCAACAAACTCAAAAGACATGCAACAACAACcaattcttttactttttgaatcaaaagtaaCCTTATGTTCTCTTTGTATCTCATACACACAAACCTTGTATTCATACAAAGGTGGACTTTCAATCCATGTTTTAACTACTATCCCCAAGGACTTCTCATATTCTTgctgaaataaatcaaagattttagatgtatatatatctctagCATTTCTCAAGATAGGAACATTCATCTTCAATGTTGGTTTAAGTTGACTCATCTCATAATTAGATTCCAACTCTTGGTATCTCACATcatctaataatttttcaacCTTGTAAAGAATTCCAATTGAGCCTAGGCTTCACATAACATTTCATGCGACTGTTGAAACTTTCATATAACTGAGTGCTTCTAATACCTGCTGAAAAAGTGTGCCTACTATAAACCATTGCCCATTTCCTTCTTTCTTGAAATGTATCCAAACACCATTTGTTATCTTGGAGCTTGTGTTTTTCAAGTAAAGAGTTCCACGAATGAATAAAATCTTCCTCGTACTCAAAATCATGCATGCAACTTTTGAACTCTACACCAAACTTATTTGACCCTTTAAAAGTATGCCCAAGATGTTTGAGAGCATTTTGGAATAAATGCCATGAACATATTTAATGATAAGTTTTAGGAAATACCTTTGCTATTGCCTTAGCCATGGCTGCATCTTGATCTGTAAATATGgttattggtttttttcctttcataacCTCAAGAAAAGTTGTCAATAACCATTCAAAAGAAGCTGTTGTTTCATCATAAAGCAATGCCAAACCAAAAACAACAATTTCCTTGTGATGATTAACCCTAATTATTGGAGCACAAGGACGATTAACATTATTGATTCTATAAGTGGTGTCAAAACAGACTACATCACCAAACAATGCGTAGTCTATCACCATCTTTGGATCAGCCCAAAAAATATTAGCAATCTGGCCTTCAGTATCATATTGCAATAAGTAGCAAAATGATGGATTGTCTGATTTTTTCTTCGTGTGTATGCTTCTCCTTCTCGCATCTCTCTCATTCTCTTTGATTGCAAATGATTGCCAATATCCTTGAGTGTGAAACCTAGATTCTCCCTGCCTCCAACTCGCTCACtcataaaatcaaaaattaacttTTGCCGAATCCCGaaattctttgaaatttctgcTTTAGCTACATGGGCAATGCTTATCTTCCTTTGTGATGGTAATTTGTGTCTGCTGTGAGGGGTCACAACTTGGTGATTATGTTGTCCTTaaaaaaatgtaacataatATTTTCCATTTTCTTGATGTCCAATAATCATCTGAGCATTGCAACCAACTCTCAAATCCTTTCGATTTTTTTCCTTCACATTCAACTTGCTTCTTAAAACCTTCCTTGAAACAACAAAACTTTCGAGATAGAAGTGTTGTTCCATcaactttacttttatttgcccAACTTTTTCGAATGCTAAATCCAATATAACCAGCATACATGTTATAGTACATGTATGCCGCTTCCTCTATTTCAAACTTCATACCCACATATggagttaaatttttttccatcatGTTATAGCACTCTGCAATTTACAAGGATACCATTGGTCTAATCAATCAAGTTTTCAGAAActgcaaaaaattaatttgaggGCACAAAATAATTAACAGGAAAGGACTCCCAAGATGCATCATTTTCCATTTAGAAAAGTAAATAATTCAACAGAACACACAGGAACAAGAACTTGAATAGAAGAGATTATCAAATTTTGATGCAAATCAAGAATGAATTGTAATTATTGAAATCTCATAACACACTTGTGAAACAAGAAGTTGTAGccaaaaaaatcaagcaaagaAGAATATGCAGTTATTACaaccaaaaacaataatagaaataaaaccaaataagtATGAGAAGAATGAAGATGTCCATCACAAACAGatgaaaaaccaataaaaaaataagacaataaaacaaaagaatggGAGTTTCCAATACCTTGATATCAACAGCCAATGTCCACAAAATACAAGCTTACtttttcaattgaaatgaaATCCCTTTCTTTATTCCTTACCCACCAACTGGAAAAAGCTTTGAATAGTCAGAAAGATGGCACCTTTCACAAAAATCTCTTTAGacaaagaggggaaaaaaaagtTGTGAAGGAGAAGACGATGAGCACCTGAAAACAAAGGTGGAACAATGGTTAGAGAGAGCACCTGAAAACAAAGGTGGTCCGATCAAAGTAGTTCAAGCTTGGAGAAGAAGCAGcttcataatataatatagtaaATGATTGGGCAAAAAGAAAAAGCTTGAGTTAACGGAGGCCAGCTTGAGTTaaagggagaaaaaagaaaaagcaaatgaGCTGCGCATGGGACATGTGTCAGTATATAATTGGGCACTACATGAAATGCACATAAAGCACTTCATGTAAGTTCTCCCCTATTTGAATAGGCTTCTCTAGCATaggaaaaactatatatatatatatatttataaagttgATAAACAACAAAGTAAAAGATAAATGAGTATGGAGGTGCACTAATTACAGCATTTTGACTGACTTCCTAGAAATAACTCATGCTATGCAATCCTGGAGAAGAGAATGAGAGGTATTTCTCATACAGAACTCTCAGAGAAGACCCAGAGAAAATTAATCGTAATACAAGAGGCTCAATTTTAAGACCTCTCAATCACAACCACTGGTACTTATTAGTGGGTTAGTTGACGATTCTTGAAAGAATAGGTTCAAACACGAGACCTTTCAATCACAACCACTGGTAGTTACCAGTGGGCTAGTCCACGGTTCCTAAAAGAATAGGCTCGAATTCGAGACCTTTCAATCACAACCACTGGTAATTACCTATAGACTAGTCCACGGTTTCTAAAAAAAAGGCTCGAACTCGAGGCATTTCAATCACAACCACATGTAGTTATCAATGGGCTAGTCCAAGGTTCATGAAAGAGTATGTCTTAACAGTAGATTATACTAATGtcaatcaattattatttttcacctcaatgaaaaattttaatataaatttattttaattcaaaattagaaaaaagtGCTGAAACGAATGAAATGCCACTTTCTTCACTCAATTATTATATCTCCACTGCTTCAACTTCAAGCAAATGAAAACATCAAAAGAGTCAATACTACTAGCTAGTGCATACTGGCATACTGCCATATATCGTCTTTATTTCATCACTTTATTATTAAAGAGCATCGTGCGAgtacaataacaacaaaaagcAGCAAACACATCTACATATACGTACACCCATAATACTCAAGCATATCATCCTGGTCGTGCCTTATTCTTTCTCATTCCATCCAAATCTCTACCTACATAAAAAATCACTGCAGAAGCTTCCGAGATTGACAACACCATCGTTCAAAGCTCCCCTGGAGGTTCGGCCAGTTACTATCCGACGCCGCAAAGTCCTCCAGCCAATTACCAAGTATGATCTCCTGGTCATCCAATGGTAAAGTTCCAATGAGCTCTTCTATAGCTCTTTCCAGCTCCCATCTCTCTAACCCCACTAGCACTGGCGCCGTCACCCCATTCCTCGCATAACATAACAACGGAAGCCATATCGCCACTATTCCAAATCTCACCTGTCTCCCCATCCTCTCCCATTCTCCTTTTGCCATTTCTCTCACCAACATCGCtgcaaaaacaaacacaaattttggtataaaattattatacaataataataataataataataataataaagcatcATAATATGAACTTTAATTTGTACCTACTTATTTTTTTGACGTTGTTTGTGGTTTTTttgtaaaaagtaaataaataaaacaatattcaCCTGTAACTTTGATGAGTGAACTCTGGACCCTTGGATGAGAAGTGAGAGATAATCCAGCCAATCCCGAGGCAAAGGCCCACCGTACGATGGCTTCCCCGATAGCATCGTTGGCTATCAACTTATTAGTAATCCAAACCAACTCATGCGCCAACTTCTCCGCCTCCAACCACTCACTCGTGCTCACCGTCGGCGCCGTCACCGCCACCCGTCTCTCAAACTTAGACCCCGACCTCCACGTGTCCATCGCTGGCACAATCCCTGCAAGACAAACACGTATCCCATCGTACATCTTCGCTAGCCTGGCTCCCCATCGGCAACATTCTAATCACACGTGTCGGCCACGTCACCGGACATAACTCCGACCTTCGGAGAGACCGTCGGAGAAGCTCACACGTGTGGGAAAACGCCGACGAGAGCACCGCTCTGTTCACGTCGATCAACGCTGGGTGCCCTTGTTGCATGTTCTCGTTCAACATCTTATCCGCCATCGCCAGCATGAACTCATACTTTCTTGAGCTCGCTGGAATTTCATTCAACATCCCCAACATCTGCacattcacatatatatatatatatatatataataaatccaCCATTCACAATGATGAAGTAAGTCAAAAtacaaatgaatatatatatatatatatatatattcaagaaaCAAGAACATACATGAGAGAGTGATCTTCCAATCCCAAGAGTAGAAGCACACCAGCTCCTTCCATGCTTGTCATATGGGACCAAAgccatggatgatgatgatgatgaagaagaagatgatccatAACCAATGGTATAAAAAGAAGGTTTTTGTCTACCCGGAAACATATCCATGAAGAAACGAAGAGCCCAAACATGGAGCCAAACAACTAACATGATTAGATATCTGACGTGATCCATGACTCCCCATCTTTCTCCTTCTCTGTTAATCATGGCTGAAGAGGCAGTAGAGATTAGCATCTTTGAGGCAGTGCTTGCAGTGGAGATGAACATGGAATTGAAGATgtttgagggtttttttttgcAAGGTAAGTTTGGTCCAAGGAGAGCTTGGAGGTCATAGCCATGTCCAAGTTTGAGGATTCTTTGTCCATGGTTTTtaagatttagggtttttgtgttttgatggtTTAGTGGTTTAAGGGAGCGGTGGAGGTGTGTTTTATAGGAAGAGAGAAGGGAGAAATAGCTAGGTTTGTTTAGGGTTTGTTTGGTTATGGAGGTGCATGGACACGTTTGGAAGTGGACTCAGCTCTTGTCAGTTACTTTACCGACTTGTTTCTATGACGCTGTATCAATGGTAGCTTTTGGATGTCTCGGTGTTTGGGTTTTGGACAGGGTTTAACATTATTTGATTAGTTGGCAGCATTTGGTTGGTTGGCTGGCTGGGTATTGTCACCTTTGCTTGTTTTATTAGAGTTACCCCTTTTGGAGTTTGTGCTGCCAATCAAATCTTACAATCCGTGTTTACGGtcaaattatttgattattatatacatGCAAGATGGAATGACTTTATACTCCttacaaaataataagtttttaaattgaCTATTTGACTTTGTTGCATAATTCatcactaatttttttattctttataatTAAGTAATAGAAACATTTTCTTATCCTATTAATTTAAGCTTTAAGATTATATCAGATAATACATTTACCTTGCATAAAACATATCCATCAAATGCAAATCACAAACAGAAGTTTAAGATCTGCATTGTTTGCATAATTTGACACTACATGCAGTGACAAACGTTCGGAGAACATGTTCCATGTTGCACACTTGCACAACTTAGTGATTATTTTGTTAGagtaaagaaacaaaagattacACAAATTTACCGTCATGTTCCATGTTCCATGTTGGATGCCACCGATTCATCACCTTCAATCAACTTCAACATATTTACCGTCATGTGATCAGAAAGCAGCAATGGCTTCATCTCTACAGCACTGTTTCCCGGAACTTTCACCACTCTCCTCTCCTTCAACAAACTCGAACAATCTCCATGTCATCCCATCGTCTCGCAGCTGCATACAAATTTGACAGCAGAACATAACGTCCACCATGATGTGGCTCAAGCTCAATCAACCGTTTGCCAACCTCGACACCAAGCTCAACATTGTCATGAATCCTACAAGCTCCAGCCAATGCACCCC includes:
- the LOC120271712 gene encoding uncharacterized protein LOC120271712, whose product is MFSERLSLHVVSNYANNADLKLLILKLGHGYDLQALLGPNLPCKKKPSNIFNSMFISTASTASKMLISTASSAMINREGERWGVMDHVRYLIMLVVWLHVWALRFFMDMFPGRQKPSFYTIGYGSSSSSSSSSSMALVPYDKHGRSWCASTLGIGRSLSHMLGMLNEIPASSRKYEFMLAMADKMLNENMQQGHPALIDVNRAVLSSAFSHTWIVPAMDTWRSGSKFERRVAVTAPTVSTSEWLEAEKLAHELVWITNKLIANDAIGEAIVRWAFASGLAGLSLTSHPRVQSSLIKVTAMLVREMAKGEWERMGRQVRFGIVAIWLPLLCYARNGVTAPVLVGLERWELERAIEELIGTLPLDDQEIILGNWLEDFAASDSNWPNLQGSFERWCCQSRKLLQ